From the genome of Bacillus carboniphilus:
CGGTTCACTTCATCCCTGTAAAACATATACGGAGTTCCAGTTTCAAGCTGAGAAACCATGATTCGAGCCATAATATCCATTGCACGATACGTTTTTCTAGGGAGCAAAGGATTTCCAACAGCCTCTTCATACTTTTGAGTAAAATACAGACAATCTCTTTCATCGTAAAAATCCTCGAGTCCTAAGGGATTTCCTTGTTCATCTTTCCATCCCATGATTTGTTTGACCTGGTGGGGACAAAACGTATGCCACTCTCCGATACTTCTTCCGTTTTCATCTGTTTCCTGAAGCTTTTTCATAAAGAGATCAGGGATCGCTACCCCTGTAAAAATATCATGCGCTTTTCTTCTCTCATCCCCATTATTGGTTTTTAAATCCAGAAATCCGTTCATGATATCCTTGTGAAAAACATCCAAATACACGGCGATTGCTCCTTGACGTTGACCTAATTGATCGACACTGACAGCAGTATCATTTATAAGTCGAATCCATGGAACCACGCCTGAAGAATTTCCTTTAAATTTCTTTATGTCAGAACCTAAAGCACGGACTTTTCCGAAATAAACTCCAATTCCTCCGCCATCCTTACTTAAGCGAGCGATATCCCAATTATTTAAATAAATACCATCTAACGAGTCATCAACCGTATCGATAAAACAAGAAGATAATTGACCGAAGTTTTTTCCGGCATTTGACAGAGTTGGCGTCGCCACTGTCATGTACAAATTGCTCATTGCCCAATACGCTTCTTTTACAAGCTCCAGACGTTTTTCTTTTTTCTCCTGACTCATAATCGTCATCGCAATCACCATAAATCTTTCTTGAGGCAGTTCGTAAAGATTGCGGTCATGGTCTCTGGCCAAGTAGCGATCCGCTAATAAGAAGAGGCCTATGTAGTTGAATAAATAATCTTTTTCAGGTTTGATACTTTGCTCTAACTCGTCTATTTCCTCTTTTGTATAGGCACTTATTAAGTGGGACGAGTATATACCTTTTTCCACCAAGATGCGGATTAACTGATTGAGGTTACCGTATTTCTTTCCAACGTCATATCCTCTATTTTGAGCAGCCTGTTTATATAAATCTCTTACATATAGACGAGCCGCTAAATACGTCCAATTGGGTTCGTCCATTTTAATCTGGTTTAACGCGTACAGAAGGGCCGTTTGGTTGACTTCCTCACGTTCAGCCACCTTCATGATTTGTTCTTTTAGATGGGTTGTGTCTAGCTTGTATTCCTTTGCCGCTTGTTCAATAGTGTTTAGTACAAGGTTTAATTCTGAATCCACAGTAGTAATCATTTGGGTTCCTCCTCTAATTGTTGGCATTAGCATGAGGACGGATTGTTTATAAAAATAAAAAAACCGTTCATATTGAATGAACGGATGAAAAGATTACACTAGAAGAATAGACTCCTATTGTCACCCCTTCATCTTCTCCATCCCCGAAAAAGTGAAAGATACTAAGCATAGACAGGTCTCCTGACTTGTGATTCAACCTACTCTAGAACCTTCCCATGGCAATTGCCACAGTGGGTATTTCCATTTCGTCATCACTTACAGTTGCGGGGGCAGTTCTGGTTTCTAACCAGATTCCCTATTAAGCCAAATCGGCATCTACACTTACGACACACAATATTTAGTTGATTAAATTATTTCAGACACAATATATTGTGTTCTCTTAAACTACTTTCTCCATTTTATATGAAAAATTCCCCTAAATCAATCCCTTTTTTGGGACACTGAAACCTGTCCCCTCTGTCCCAAGAACATTTCCAAACCAACGAAGAGTTCCGTTATGATGGTTTATGATTTGTTGGGCGGTTAGCTCTTCGGATGGCCATGTACTGTGCGCATCTGAAACCAAAGTTATTTTATAGCCCTCGCTTACAGCTCTCCGGCAAGTCGTATCTACACATAAGTCTGTTTGAATTCCGGTGATGATAAGATGTTCAATTCCCCTCTTTTTAAGTTCCTCGTCCAATGGTGTTTTAAAAAAGGAATCGGGTGTTGTTTTTTGGATGACGACATCTCCTTCCTCCGGTGCAATTTCAGGGTGAATTTCCCATCCGATCGTTCCCGTTTCTAGCGGTTCGCCTTCCCCTTCATTATGTTGCACATAAAAAATCGGAGTATGAGTAGATCGGGCTTTTGAGATAAGTGTTTTTATATTGTGGATCAAATTTTCTCCATTAAAAACTTCATAGCCCTTCAAAAACATTCCATTTTGAACGTCAATAATTAGTAGTGCTTTCATTTTTTCCTCCTTGGCTGGTTCATTATTTTTTTATAAAAAGTCATTTCATGACCCTTTATTTCCTCTTTTAAAATTCCCTGTAATTCTCGTCTAAACGGTTCCTTTTATCAATGTTGCTCATTTAGTTCCTCCATTGTTCTTTTTATCACTAACCTTAGTTAGTACATTCCATAAAAGAAACGTTAATCCCTTTTTCCAAGGTATGGCCTACCAAAATTAGTAGAAGAAAAACAACCTTATTCGTTTACATATCACTTTTCTATCCTGCTTTTCGATTTTTTGTAATGAAACCAAGCAACCAAGGAATGCTAAGAATAACGTTCTTAATGGGAGGTGTAGATCATGACAAAACGCAATAACCGACATGGAAGTAAGAATCAAAGTTCACCCCAAAATTCCGGGAAGTTAGACACTGAGTTTGGACAGGAAGTGGCAAGTGGAGATAACAGTAAGGGGAAGCATTACAACTCCAATCGCGGGAGTAAATCTCAATTAAAGCACCCGAACAATCATTAAAAGAAAAGGAACCGAAACTGGTTCCTTCTAACATATACTCCTACACGTCTCTACTTTTACTTATTTCTTCATGGAAAATTCATAGCCATCATAGTTAAATGTATTGCAAAATCCTAATTTCTCAGCAACTGCAACAGATGGCTTGTTTGACTCCATACAATCCCAGTACGGGACTTGATTGTGTGCCAAACAATCTTTCACAAAAGCATGGGCTACTTTTTGAGCTAATTTTTGTCCTTGGTGCTCTTCTAATGTCTCAATATCAATGCAATGAGTGCCATCTACAACAAAACCTGAAGAGCATACACTCACAATCCTATTTTTGTGAACTACACAATAGCCAATTCCATTTCTAAAGAAAGCATCTGGAGTAGTCCAAAACTCTAAAATTTTGGAGTGGAGAAATTCTATATTTTGAATGAAGTTATCTTGGTTATGAAAGAGGGTTTCATTTATTTTAAGTACGCTATATTTTGGATCAATAGATACTTCACTTTGACTGTTGTAATCATTATTGTGAAGTATATACACCCGCTGATTCCAGCTTCCTAAATCACGATGTTTAAAAACTTTTTCAATCGTGCTATACCATTTCTCATGATTTCCTATAGCTTCAAACCAAGCCAGCCCTTCTTTTGCTGCCTCTGGAATGATGACTTGATCAATAAATCCGTTCAACTCCCGATTAAAGCCTTCATTTTTCTCATCTCCAATAAAGATGAAGCCATCATTGTTCCCTAACCAGATCAATCCAGAAGCTGGAGTTTTAGCATCATCAACAAATATCCTACCGGGATTGACTCCTTCTATAACTGCTTTAACTTCTAATTGACCATGTTTATTTACTAATTCTCTACATTTATAAAAATCCGATTTATGTAACTCTGTAATCATAGCTCTCCCTCCTGGGACACGGGGACAGGTTCAGTGTCCCACCGTTATTTTATGGAAGAAGCGATCTCAATCAATTCTTCTCTAGCCAAAAGTGGCTCCCCTTGATAGTCCACGGCATATTCTACATTCCCTTTTTTCCAGCTAATCATTTGCATGTTGTCTATAAAGTCATAGTACGCCGTTGTTCCGTCTAAAAGAGAAACCTGTTCATCCCAAGTCGAAACATTGTTCCAGCCAATGTTCGTTGTTGCCCAAACGGTGATAGTTCCGCCAGATCCTTTATACAAGATTTTCACTGTATCCAAGCCTACTACTTTAGCATATTGATGTTCTACATCTAATGGTAGATAGGTAGGGGTATCCACCTTAAAAGGGACAAACCAACCTGCCATCGTAACTGGCAATTTCACGAAGTTGAACAGTATGGTAATTATAAATAAACTTGCTATCACATACGTAATGAACCTTCTTCTCTTATCGGTCTTTTTTAACCTTTGTTCGATTTTGTCCATATCGGGCCCCTCCCTCTTTTCAATTCAAATTCTCTCGTTTTATTTTAGGTGAAAAAATGAGAATAGTTTCAAACGTTCGGCGTTATAAGTAAAATTTAAAGGTTCATTCTTTAAATGGAACAGTTAAGGAAAATTGATCATCCACCAATAGGTATTTAATTTCAACATGGAAGTTATCATTTCCCATTTTTATGCGCTCATTTGGGACTTCTATGCTGGCTTTGTAGCTCTTCTGGGGATCTAAAGTTGAAGCATATACATCCATACATAAGGTTTCCTTTGGCTTTCCATAATAGTGAAGAATATCATTACAATCAAAAATCAATTCAATGGCATGATCGGCATTATTGAATATCATAATGGCTACATAAAAAGAGTTGTTGTTTCGGAAAAAATTTGTTGTAGCATTGACACTGATAT
Proteins encoded in this window:
- a CDS encoding GNAT family N-acetyltransferase, whose protein sequence is MITELHKSDFYKCRELVNKHGQLEVKAVIEGVNPGRIFVDDAKTPASGLIWLGNNDGFIFIGDEKNEGFNRELNGFIDQVIIPEAAKEGLAWFEAIGNHEKWYSTIEKVFKHRDLGSWNQRVYILHNNDYNSQSEVSIDPKYSVLKINETLFHNQDNFIQNIEFLHSKILEFWTTPDAFFRNGIGYCVVHKNRIVSVCSSGFVVDGTHCIDIETLEEHQGQKLAQKVAHAFVKDCLAHNQVPYWDCMESNKPSVAVAEKLGFCNTFNYDGYEFSMKK
- a CDS encoding ribonucleoside-diphosphate reductase subunit alpha, encoding MITTVDSELNLVLNTIEQAAKEYKLDTTHLKEQIMKVAEREEVNQTALLYALNQIKMDEPNWTYLAARLYVRDLYKQAAQNRGYDVGKKYGNLNQLIRILVEKGIYSSHLISAYTKEEIDELEQSIKPEKDYLFNYIGLFLLADRYLARDHDRNLYELPQERFMVIAMTIMSQEKKEKRLELVKEAYWAMSNLYMTVATPTLSNAGKNFGQLSSCFIDTVDDSLDGIYLNNWDIARLSKDGGGIGVYFGKVRALGSDIKKFKGNSSGVVPWIRLINDTAVSVDQLGQRQGAIAVYLDVFHKDIMNGFLDLKTNNGDERRKAHDIFTGVAIPDLFMKKLQETDENGRSIGEWHTFCPHQVKQIMGWKDEQGNPLGLEDFYDERDCLYFTQKYEEAVGNPLLPRKTYRAMDIMARIMVSQLETGTPYMFYRDEVNRQNPNKHLRGVGRTSIYCSNLCTEIAQNMSATHIVKEYVNEDGDIVIVRKPGEFVVCNLSSINLARAVSHSILPRLIKIQVRMLDNVIDLNAISVRQAEQTNKKYRAVGLGTFGWHHLLSLIGIHWESEDAVKYADKLYESIAFQTIKASMELSKEKGSYSQFEGSEWQTGRYFERRSYVSEKWQELQSNVAKHGIRNGWLMAVAPNSSTAKIGGSTDGIDPIYSVEYAEEKKNFKFKVTAPDLDHRTYLYYRRARHELDQLWSIKQNAARQRHIDQGVSFNLYVRHDIKAKDLLNLHVEAWKKGLKTTYYVRSTSQAEIEECEACHS
- a CDS encoding cysteine hydrolase family protein codes for the protein MKALLIIDVQNGMFLKGYEVFNGENLIHNIKTLISKARSTHTPIFYVQHNEGEGEPLETGTIGWEIHPEIAPEEGDVVIQKTTPDSFFKTPLDEELKKRGIEHLIITGIQTDLCVDTTCRRAVSEGYKITLVSDAHSTWPSEELTAQQIINHHNGTLRWFGNVLGTEGTGFSVPKKGLI
- a CDS encoding imidazoleglycerol-phosphate dehydratase — its product is MTKRNNRHGSKNQSSPQNSGKLDTEFGQEVASGDNSKGKHYNSNRGSKSQLKHPNNH